One window of Nymphaea colorata isolate Beijing-Zhang1983 chromosome 1, ASM883128v2, whole genome shotgun sequence genomic DNA carries:
- the LOC116253121 gene encoding flowering time control protein FY isoform X2 has protein sequence MPRTLHFYIQVLRISWGLTLCGSNDHTTKFWCQNRPGDPSRDKHNNGSGDLDAAAPGHFAGNFPVPDAPTTPGPFAAGLARSDGTIPGVGTAMPFAMSPLDGSDQGQQSHPIPVPGQHQHHPLQPPMMPLPPITLPQLQPPSQLPLLAHPSHFPRPPPTQFPSLSVPASTPSSNALSMPMQSMSDSLPLPMPGSAFDSMLPRPTSLQSNNYPPVLAMTGQGLQSSATQIPQLPQPPLGMNQIIAGPMAGSSVPPAIHVFHQALLQGRHLLLVVSSPAPNLDYWHLFQGLAPTRQEFQE, from the exons ATGCCACgcacattgcatttttatataCAGGTGCTGAGGATAAGCTGGGGTCTTACATTGTG tggTAGCAATGACCACACGACCAAGTTTTGGTGTCAGAATAGGCCTGGAGATCCTTCTCGTGACAAACATAACAATG GTTCCGGAGATCTAGATGCAGCAGCACCTGGTCATTTTGCTGGTAATTTCCCAGTTCCTGATGCCCCAACCACTCCAGGACCGTTTGCAGCTGGGCTTGCTCGAAGTGATGGAACAATTCCTGGTGTTGGGACTGCAATGCCGTTTGCAATGTCGCCCCTTGATGGATCAGATCAAGGACAACAAAGCCATCCAATTCCG GTACCAGGACAACACCAGCATCATCCGCTTCAACCACCAATGATGCCTCTACCTCCGATAACATTGCCTCAGTTGCAGCCTCCTTCACAGTTACCATTGCTTGCTCATCCTTCTCATTTTCCGCGTCCTCCACCCACCCAATTTCCTTCTCTGTCAGTGCCTGCAAGCACTCCTTCATCTAATGCACTATCCATGCCCATGCAATCAATGTCAGACTCACTTCCGCTACCAATGCCTGGGTCAGCTTTTGATTCTATGTTACCCCGGCCAACATCTTTGCAGTCAAACAATTACCCGCCTGTTCTTGCTATGACTGGACAAGGGCTGCAAAGTTCAGCCACTCAGATTCCTCAACTGCCACAACCACCTCTTGGCATGAATCAAATTATTGCAGGCCCCATGGCTGGTAGTAGTGTTCCTCCTGCAATACACGTGTTCCATCAGGCACTCCTACAGGGCAGGCATTTGCTGTTAGTGGTGTCTTCACCGGCCCCCAATCTGGACTACTGGCACCTGTTCCAGGGATTAGCGCCTACCAG ACAGGAATTCCAAGAATGA
- the LOC116253121 gene encoding lycopene beta cyclase, chloroplastic/chromoplastic isoform X1, with protein sequence MGTLLRTHSRLELFGTTFHGVSEKQANCSYKAQHHLRRFGTGGKHPNFHRANGVCKAKTALLDLVPDVKKENLEFELPMYDPTRKNVVMDLVVVGGGPAGLAVAQQVSQSGLSVCSVDPSPRLIWPNNYGVWVDEFEAMDLLDCLDTSWAGAVVYVDDRTTKNLQRPYGRVNRKQLKSKMMQKCILNGVQFHEAKVIKVVHEESTSLLICNDGVTIQTRVVLDATGFSRSLVQYDKPYNPGYQVAYGVMAEVEEHPFDVNKMVFMDWRDSHLKGNPTLEERNARIPTFLYAMPFSSDRIFLEETSLVARPGVAMEDIQERMEARLKHLGIRIKSIEEDERCVIPMGGPLPVLPQRVVGIGGTAGMVHPSTGYMVAKTLAAAPIVANSIVHYLNSLQGAPVDDLSARVWKDLWPIEKRRQREFFCFGMDILLKLDLQGTRRFFDAFFDLEPRYWHGFLSSRLFLPELVFFGLSLFSHASNRSKLEIMAKGTLPLVNMINNLLQDDDFSK encoded by the coding sequence ATGGGTACCCTCTTGAGAACTCACAGCAGGCTAGAATTGTTTGGCACCACCTTTCATGGTGTCTCTGAGAAACAAGCTAACTGCTCGTACAAGGCCCAGCACCATCTTCGCAGATTCGGGACTGGGGGAAAACACCCGAATTTTCATAGGGCAAATGGTGTTTGTAAGGCTAAGACTGCCCTGCTGGACCTTGTTCCAGATGTCAAGAAGGAGAATTTGGAGTTTGAGCTTCCCATGTACGACCCAACTAGGAAGAATGTGGTGATGGATTTGGTGGTTGTGGGTGGTGGTCCGGCGGGTCTTGCTGTGGCTCAGCAGGTGTCACAATCAGGCCTTTCTGTTTGTTCAGTTGACCCATCTCCCAGATTGATCTGGCCCAACAATTATGGCGTGTGGGTTGACGAATTTGAGGCTATGGACCTCCTTGACTGCCTCGATACCAGCTGGGCTGGTGCTGTTGTGTACGTCGACGATCGGACGACAAAGAATTTGCAGCGGCCTTACGGTAGGGTTAATAGAAAGCAGTTAAAATCCAAGATGATGCAGAAATGTATACTGAATGGTGTCCAATTTCACGAAGCAAAAGTGATTAAGGTGGTGCATGAGGAATCTACATCTTTGCTTATTTGTAATGATGGCGTCACGATCCAAACTAGGGTTGTACTTGATGCCACTGGGTTTTCGAGGTCTCTGGTTCAATATGACAAGCCTTACAATCCTGGATATCAAGTGGCGTATGGAGTTATGGCGGAGGTTGAAGAACATCCGTTTGATGTGAATAAGATGGTGTTCATGGATTGGAGGGATTCACATCTCAAGGGTAATCCTACCTTAGAAGAGAGGAACGCTAGAATCCCGACATTCTTGTACGCGATGCCATTCTCTTCTGATAGGATTTTCTTGGAAGAAACTTCCCTGGTTGCCAGGCCAGGTGTTGCAATGGAAGATATACAGGAAAGAATGGAAGCTAGGTTGAAGCACTTGGGTATTAGAATAAAAAGCATAGAAGAGGACGAGAGGTGTGTCATTCCAATGGGAGGGCCGTTGCCAGTTCTTCCTCAAAGAGTTGTGGGAATAGGTGGGACAGCAGGTATGGTGCACCCATCAACTGGTTACATGGTGGCAAAGACACTTGCTGCTGCACCTATTGTTGCAAATTCCATAGTCCATTATCTCAATTCCTTGCAAGGAGCTCCTGTGGATGATTTGTCTGCTAGAGTATGGAAGGATTTATGGCCAATAGAAAAGAGGAGACAAAGAGAGTTCTTTTGCTTCGGTATGGATATCTTGCTGAAGCTTGATTTACAAGGCACTAGAAGGTTCTTTGATGCCTTTTTTGATTTGGAGCCACGATATTGGCATGGCTTCTTATCTTCCAGGTTGTTTCTCCCTGAGCTTGTGTTTTTCggcctctctcttttttcacaTGCTTCCAATAGATCCAAGCTAGAGATCATGGCAAAGGGTACTCTCCCTCTTGTAAACATGATAAATAACTTGTTACAAGATGACGACTTCAGCAAGTGA
- the LOC116253121 gene encoding flowering time control protein FY isoform X3, translated as MQVLRISWGLTLCGSNDHTTKFWCQNRPGDPSRDKHNNGSGDLDAAAPGHFAGNFPVPDAPTTPGPFAAGLARSDGTIPGVGTAMPFAMSPLDGSDQGQQSHPIPVPGQHQHHPLQPPMMPLPPITLPQLQPPSQLPLLAHPSHFPRPPPTQFPSLSVPASTPSSNALSMPMQSMSDSLPLPMPGSAFDSMLPRPTSLQSNNYPPVLAMTGQGLQSSATQIPQLPQPPLGMNQIIAGPMAGSSVPPAIHVFHQALLQGRHLLLVVSSPAPNLDYWHLFQGLAPTRQEFQE; from the exons ATGCAG GTGCTGAGGATAAGCTGGGGTCTTACATTGTG tggTAGCAATGACCACACGACCAAGTTTTGGTGTCAGAATAGGCCTGGAGATCCTTCTCGTGACAAACATAACAATG GTTCCGGAGATCTAGATGCAGCAGCACCTGGTCATTTTGCTGGTAATTTCCCAGTTCCTGATGCCCCAACCACTCCAGGACCGTTTGCAGCTGGGCTTGCTCGAAGTGATGGAACAATTCCTGGTGTTGGGACTGCAATGCCGTTTGCAATGTCGCCCCTTGATGGATCAGATCAAGGACAACAAAGCCATCCAATTCCG GTACCAGGACAACACCAGCATCATCCGCTTCAACCACCAATGATGCCTCTACCTCCGATAACATTGCCTCAGTTGCAGCCTCCTTCACAGTTACCATTGCTTGCTCATCCTTCTCATTTTCCGCGTCCTCCACCCACCCAATTTCCTTCTCTGTCAGTGCCTGCAAGCACTCCTTCATCTAATGCACTATCCATGCCCATGCAATCAATGTCAGACTCACTTCCGCTACCAATGCCTGGGTCAGCTTTTGATTCTATGTTACCCCGGCCAACATCTTTGCAGTCAAACAATTACCCGCCTGTTCTTGCTATGACTGGACAAGGGCTGCAAAGTTCAGCCACTCAGATTCCTCAACTGCCACAACCACCTCTTGGCATGAATCAAATTATTGCAGGCCCCATGGCTGGTAGTAGTGTTCCTCCTGCAATACACGTGTTCCATCAGGCACTCCTACAGGGCAGGCATTTGCTGTTAGTGGTGTCTTCACCGGCCCCCAATCTGGACTACTGGCACCTGTTCCAGGGATTAGCGCCTACCAG ACAGGAATTCCAAGAATGA
- the LOC116253121 gene encoding flowering time control protein FY isoform X4, with amino-acid sequence MAVIQFCYLCSGSNDHTTKFWCQNRPGDPSRDKHNNGSGDLDAAAPGHFAGNFPVPDAPTTPGPFAAGLARSDGTIPGVGTAMPFAMSPLDGSDQGQQSHPIPVPGQHQHHPLQPPMMPLPPITLPQLQPPSQLPLLAHPSHFPRPPPTQFPSLSVPASTPSSNALSMPMQSMSDSLPLPMPGSAFDSMLPRPTSLQSNNYPPVLAMTGQGLQSSATQIPQLPQPPLGMNQIIAGPMAGSSVPPAIHVFHQALLQGRHLLLVVSSPAPNLDYWHLFQGLAPTRQEFQE; translated from the exons ATGGCGGTTATTCAATTTTGCTATTTATGCAG tggTAGCAATGACCACACGACCAAGTTTTGGTGTCAGAATAGGCCTGGAGATCCTTCTCGTGACAAACATAACAATG GTTCCGGAGATCTAGATGCAGCAGCACCTGGTCATTTTGCTGGTAATTTCCCAGTTCCTGATGCCCCAACCACTCCAGGACCGTTTGCAGCTGGGCTTGCTCGAAGTGATGGAACAATTCCTGGTGTTGGGACTGCAATGCCGTTTGCAATGTCGCCCCTTGATGGATCAGATCAAGGACAACAAAGCCATCCAATTCCG GTACCAGGACAACACCAGCATCATCCGCTTCAACCACCAATGATGCCTCTACCTCCGATAACATTGCCTCAGTTGCAGCCTCCTTCACAGTTACCATTGCTTGCTCATCCTTCTCATTTTCCGCGTCCTCCACCCACCCAATTTCCTTCTCTGTCAGTGCCTGCAAGCACTCCTTCATCTAATGCACTATCCATGCCCATGCAATCAATGTCAGACTCACTTCCGCTACCAATGCCTGGGTCAGCTTTTGATTCTATGTTACCCCGGCCAACATCTTTGCAGTCAAACAATTACCCGCCTGTTCTTGCTATGACTGGACAAGGGCTGCAAAGTTCAGCCACTCAGATTCCTCAACTGCCACAACCACCTCTTGGCATGAATCAAATTATTGCAGGCCCCATGGCTGGTAGTAGTGTTCCTCCTGCAATACACGTGTTCCATCAGGCACTCCTACAGGGCAGGCATTTGCTGTTAGTGGTGTCTTCACCGGCCCCCAATCTGGACTACTGGCACCTGTTCCAGGGATTAGCGCCTACCAG ACAGGAATTCCAAGAATGA
- the LOC116247320 gene encoding uncharacterized protein LOC116247320, protein MAELFIKQAASYAATRPGYPPELFRFIASKTPHHDLAWDVGTGNGQAAVPLASFYKDVVATDTSPTQLAHAQRLPNIRYQQTPESVTLDELTRLVAPMCSVDLVTVAQAMHWFDLPTFYQQVKHVLKRPGGVLAAWCYTEPCVSDTVDAVFWRLYKNSAPYWAPARKIVDDEYRSIEFPFEVVDGEEHTGPFTFKATKHMDLETYLAYIRSWSSYQTAHEQGIELLPEEVVKDFESAWGGNEVKPVQYPVHLRIGRVM, encoded by the exons atGGCGGAACTGTTCATCAAGCAGGCGGCTTCGTATGCAGCGACCCGCCCTGGGTACCCGCCGGAGCTCTTCCGATTCATCGCTTCCAAGACCCCCCATCACGACCTAGCGTGGGACGTCGGGACCGGCAATGGTCAAGCCGCCGTGCcg CTTGCTAGCTTCTACAAGGATGTAGTGGCCACAGACACCAGCCCTACTCAGTTGGCCCATGCACAGAGGCTTCCCAACATAAGGTATCAGCAAACCCCAGAATCAGTGACCCTAGATGAGCTCACGCGCTTGGTTGCACCCATGTGTAGTGTTGATCTTGTGACTGTGGCCCAAGCCATGCACTGGTTCGACCTCCCCACcttctaccaacaagtcaagcATGTCCTCAAGCGCCCTGGAGGTGTGCTTGCTGCCTGGTGCTATACTGAACCCTGTGTGAGTGACACTGTGGATGCTGTGTTCTGGCGCTTGTACAAGAATTCTGCACCTTACTGGGCTCCGGCACGCAAAATAGTTGACGACGAGTATCGGAGCATAGAATTCCCGTTCGAGGTAGTGGATGGGGAGGAGCACACTGGACCATTTACATTCAAGGCAACAAAACATATGGATTTAGAAACGTACCTGGCATACATACGGTCATGGTCTTCATACCAGACTGCGCATGAGCAAGGGATTGAGCTCCTGCCTGAAGAGGTGGTCAAGGATTTTGAGAGCGCATGGGGAGGCAATGAGGTGAAACCTGTCCAGTATCCTGTACATTTGCGCATTGGGAGGGTTATGTAG